From Tachypleus tridentatus isolate NWPU-2018 chromosome 8, ASM421037v1, whole genome shotgun sequence, a single genomic window includes:
- the LOC143223439 gene encoding uncharacterized protein LOC143223439: protein MVPSKIAGFYLTLTFFNIEGSLGLPHLTFFRPDNIPNAHGLKQHQVTLNVKVTSLTQCVSLCMRGYPAHCKSFDIDSSKPLRQCRLSDRRRNFLELENNQGVKYYEVSIQTKPAENMKEFVSAAVAIDIENQLFPFLFFRSNVSLYRSANFNEDPIYTKPVEEVFPNITESSRVVVARFYKNREEAEIIYMDCPKEYHRYKTKCFRVYNIEKTFEDSRLQCKNDSGRLAVIKDSKALDFVKSLLVDDTVYYWIGISDKQQEGVWVFEDGSLATYEFMTSNSIWAPNKPDNYTLQQDCAVIGSLISGVIHPFLNDEDCSQTERFVCETHLFPKTAIFKVRVSNNEIEPSFSGEAYEPALSSDCLLAANPQPPDSCLSMTIDKMMHNFDVSSDKFLKLVDTLVVYRKNMSTPLTAALDYNDDHVVLFFRHNYVRLEWDAINAMWI, encoded by the exons ATGGTCCCATCAAAGATAGCAGGTTTTTACCTAACCCTGACATTTTTTAACATAGAAGGGTCTTTAGGTCTGCCGCATTTAACGTTTTTTCGACCAGACAACATCCCAAACGCCCATGGGTTAAAACAGCATCAAGTAACCCTGAATGTTAAAGTAACTTCTCTAACCCAATGCGTTAGTTTATGTATGAGAGGCTATCCAGCACATTGCAAATCATTTGACATCGATTCTTCAAAACCTTTAAGACAATGTCGGCTGAGTGATAGGAGAAGAAATTTCTTAGAGCTCGAAAACAATCAAGGAGTGAAATACTATGAA gTTTCGATTCAGACTAAACCAGCAGAAAACATGAAGGAATTTGTAAGCGCTGCGGTTGCCATAGACATTGAAAACCAACTGTTTCCATTCCTCTTCTTTCGTTCCAACGTTTCTCTCTATAGAAGCGCTAATTTCAACGAAGATCCGATCTATACGAAACCAGTCGAAGAAGTATTTCCAAATATAACTGAATCTTCTCGAGTGGTGGTGGCAAGATTTTACAAGAACAGAGAAGAAGCAGAAATCATATATATGG attGCCCGAAAGAATATCACCGATATAAAACTAAGTGTTTTCGTGTATACAATATTGAAAAAACATTTGAGGACTCCCGTCTACAATGTAAGAATGATAGCGGAAGATTAGCTGTCATAAAAGACAGCAAAGCTTTAGACTTTGTGAAAAGTCTATTGGTGGATGATACCGTTTACTACTGGATTGGAATATCAGATAAACAACAAGAAGGTGTCTGGGTCTTCGAGGACGGATCGCTGGCCACGTACGAGTTCATGACATCTAATAGTATCTGGGCACCAAACAAACCTGATAATTACACTCTACAACAAGACTGTGCAGTTATAGGGTCATTAATAAGTGGCGTAATCCATCCATTTTTAAATGATGAAGACTGTTCCCAAACTGAGAGGTTCGTCTGTGAAACTCATCTTTTTCCCAAAACAG CTATTTTTAAGGTCCGTGTCAGTAACAACGAGATAGAACCATCTTTCTCAGGCGAAGCATATGAACCAGCTCTATCAAGTGACTGTTTATTGGCAGCTAATCCACAACCTCCTGACAGTTGTTTGAGCATGACTATTGACAAAATGATGCACAACTTTGACGTCTCCTCGGACAAGTTTCTAAAGCTGGTGGACACCCTTGTGGTTTACAGGAAGAACATGTCAACTCCACTTACAGCAGCTTTAGACTATAATGACGACCACGTGGTGTTGTTCTTTCGACACAACTATGTCCGTCTTGAATGGGATGCTATTAATGCCATGTGGATTTGA